The Thunnus thynnus chromosome 22, fThuThy2.1, whole genome shotgun sequence genome includes a window with the following:
- the LOC137174356 gene encoding baculoviral IAP repeat-containing protein 3-like, with protein sequence MAAMRTGSSTNKKSGQPEQTLRHITFMDDNQHLAASFGQHSGLLDTTQQQCNVLPGNYPENSMIVREALRMNLPPHLVLGKVQRRVQTHGANYTEMKELVADLFATSDRSNSTENQEVPMETNQLEDALMMNSELVKKTLRMGVPPHLIKTKVRAKILTNGVGYADVNELLTDLDVK encoded by the exons aTGGCAGCAATGCGAACCGGCAGCAGTACAAACAAGAAATCTGGCCAGCCAGAGCAGACGCTGAGGCACATCACTTTCATG GATGACAACCAACACTTAGCTGCCTCTTTCGGACAACACTCTGGGCTGTTGGACACCACACAGCA GCAGTGTAACGTCCTGCCTGGAAACTATCCAGAAAACTCAATGATTGTCCGTGAGGCGCTGAGGATGAACCTCCCTCCTCACCTGGTCCTTGGGAAAGTCCAGCGCAGGGTTCAAACCCATGGAGCAAATTATACTGAAATGAAGGAGCTGGTGGCAGACCTGTTTGCAACAAGCGACAGGTCCAACTCCACAGAGAACCAAGAGGTTCCCATGGAAACAAACCAGCTGGAGGACGCGCTGATGATGAACAGTGAGTTGGTGAAGAAAACTCTGCGGATGGGTGTGCCTCCTCATCTGATCAAGACAAAGGTTCGCGCTAAGATCTTAACCAACGGAGTCGGATACGCTGATGTCAATGAGCTGCTCACAGATCTGGATGTAAAGTAG
- the LOC137175191 gene encoding uncharacterized protein — MCLMMTSLKTWCFLPITALLLLSIVPTATEVVKFMSNCSEFFLGGTPPQVPGIPEDRDIPNQTRYKPIFQTFENTRRFVTLYDTENKIPVFSAGKYRRDDGSKRPKHLTWMIEPQLENKQNGKNMENGQKNKIYNHQAGDSDYKYNKVFDRGHLFPSCYAFAETDKTSTFTLTNIVPQEGTFNKGSWNKMENCIKCVMDKYCTNKNNVIESFVVIGAQPSTNNTLKNRVNIPSMLWSAFCCYSSSERKWLASAHWGDNVSDESKNKYLQTKTLTELQGQLSTLTSVFEVFPRTQCPLHTTVTDLYQNLNTNCKCPPPISTTSAPPTTTSTSPISTSDSPTSTSGSSTSVPFRTTSGPLTTTSGTSTSAPPSTTSGPFTTTSAPLTTTSGTSTSDPPSTTSGPLSTTSNTAPLSTTSGPLTTTSGPLTTTSGTSTSALPSTTSGPFTATSGTSISDPPSTTSAPLSTTSGLFTATSGTSTSAPLRTTSGPFITTSGNSTSDPPNTTSGPPSTTSAPLRTTSGPFTTTSGTSTSDPPSTTSGPLSTTSSPFTTASAPLTTTSGSFTTTSTPLTTTSGPLTTTSGPLTTTSGTSTSAPPSTTSGPFTTTSGISTSVPLRTTSGPFTTTSAPLTTTSGTSTSDPPSTTSGPLSTTSNTAPLSTTSGPLTTTSGTSTSALPSTTSGPFTATSGTSISDPPSTTSAPLSTTSGLFTATSGTSTSAPLRTTSGPFITTSGNSTSDPPNTTSGPPSTTSVPPSTTSGPFTITSGTSTSDPPSTTSGPLSTTSSPFTTASAPLTTTSGSFTTTSTPLTTTSGPFTTTSGPLTTTFGTSTSAPPSTTSGTLSSTPGTSTSASLFTTSGHFTTTSAQISTTSATPSTTSGHFTTTSAQISTTSGPLTPTTGHVVTSTPSTVATTTLSTTIPTTTDTKITSPLTTTPPLTTSVLPSTSTTHPTTNFPTTTQPQTTTIPSTTTVPTTATKTTTATTATSTTTVTTTTTTTTTTTTTTRKKKNNSENDGDSGQRGNQGGLEEVVRLEVVHWGVVVRWEVVVRWEEVVHWGVVVRWEEVVHWRGVVRWEVVVHWEEVVHWGVVVRWEEVVRWEEVVHWGVVVRWEVVVHWEEVVHWGVVVRWEEVVRWEVVVRWEEAVRWEEVVHWEVVVYWEVVVFWQVVLVQEEVVV, encoded by the exons ATG TGTTTGATGATGACGTCACTGAAGACTTGGTGTTTCCTGCCCATTACTGCCCTCCTCCTTCTGTCCATCGTTCCCACAGCGACTGAAGTGGTGAAGTTCATGTCAAACTGTTCAGAGTTTTTCCTTGGGGGAACTCCACCACAGGTCCCAGGAATCCCGGAGGACAGGGACATCCCGAACCAGACTCGATACAAACCAATTTTCCAGACTTTTGAAAACACAAGAAGATTTGTGACACTCTACGACACCGAGAACAAGATCCCAGTGTTTTCTGCTGGCAAGTACAGAAGGGATGATGGAAGTAAGAGACCCAAACATCTGACCTGGATGATAGAGccacag CTTGAGAACAAACAGAACGGCAAGAACATGGAGAatggacagaaaaacaagatCTACAACCATCAGGCTGGGGACAGTGATTATAAATACAACAAAGTCTTTGACAGGGGCCATTTATTTCCAAGCTGTTATGCATTTGCTGAAACTGATAAAACATCTACCTTCACCCTGACCAACATTGTTCCACAAGAAGGCACATTCAACAAAGGAAGCTGGAACAAAATGGAGAATTGCATCAAATGTGTTATGGACAAATATTGCACCAACAAGAATAATGTTATTGAAAGTTTTGTAGTAATAGGAGCACAACCCAGCACCAACAACACCCTCAAGAACAGGGTAAATATTCCCTCCATGCTCTGGTCAGCATTCTGCTGCTACAGTAGCAGTGAGCGCAAGTGGCTAGCGAGTGCCCACTGGGGTGACAACGTTTCAGATGAAtctaaaaacaaatatctgcaGACTAAGACCCTGACAGAACTCCAAGGACAACTGAGCACATTGACCTCCGTATTTGAAGTGTTTCCTAGAACACAGTGCCCTCTGCACACAACTGTCACTGACTTGTACCAAAATCTTAACACTAACTGCAAGTGCCCACCACCCATTTCAACTACTTCTGCCCCTCCCACAACCACCTCTACGTCCCCAATTTCAACATCTGACTCTCCCACTTCCACATCTGGCAGTTCTACATCTGTCCCTTTCAGAACCACTTCTGGCCCTCTTACGACCACATCTGGCACATCTACATCTGCCCCACCAAGTACCACATCTGGCCCTTTTACTACCACATCTGCTCCTCTCACTACCACATCTGGCACTTCTACATCTGACCCACCAAGTACCACATCTGGCCCTCTCAGTACCACATCTAACACTGCCCCCCTCAGTACCACTTCTGGCCCTCTTACTACCACATCTGGCCCTCTTACGACCACATCTGGCACATCTACATCTGCCCTACCAAGTACCACATCTGGCCCCTTCACTGCCACATCTGGCACTTCTATATCTGACCCACCAAGTACCACATCTGCCCCTCTCAGTACCACATCTGGACTTTTTACTGCCACATCTGGCACTTCTACATCTGCCCCTCTCAGAACCACATCTGGCCCTTTTATTACCACATCTGGCAATTCTACATCTGACCCACCAAATACCACATCTGGCCCTCCCAGTACCACATCTGCCCCTCTCAGAACCACATCAGGACCTTTTACTACCACATCTGGCACTTCTACATCTGATCCACCAAGTACCACATCTGGCCCTCTCAGTACCACTTCTAGCCCTTTTACTACCGCATCTGCTCCTCTCACTACCACATCTGGTTCTTTTACTACCACATCTACTCCCCTCACTACCACATCTGGCCCTCTTACTACCACATCTGGCCCTCTTACGACCACATCTGGCACATCTACATCTGCCCCACCAAGTACCACATCTGGCCCTTTTACTACCACATCTGGCATTTCTACATCTGTCCCTCTCAGAACCACATCTGGCCCTTTTACTACCACATCTGCTCCTCTCACTACCACATCTGGCACTTCTACATCTGACCCACCAAGTACCACATCTGGCCCTCTCAGTACCACATCTAACACTGCCCCCCTCAGTACCACATCTGGCCCTCTTACGACCACATCTGGCACATCTACATCTGCCCTACCAAGTACCACATCTGGCCCCTTCACTGCCACATCTGGCACTTCTATATCTGACCCACCAAGTACCACATCTGCCCCTCTCAGTACCACATCTGGACTTTTTACTGCCACATCTGGCACTTCTACATCTGCCCCTCTCAGAACCACATCTGGCCCTTTTATTACCACATCTGGCAATTCTACATCTGACCCACCAAATACCACATCTGGCCCTCCCAGTACCACATCTGTCCCTCCAAGTACCACATCAGGACCTTTTACTATCACATCTGGCACCTCTACATCTGATCCACCAAGTACCACATCTGGCCCTCTCAGTACCACTTCTAGCCCTTTTACTACCGCATCTGCTCCTCTCACTACCACATCTGGTTCTTTTACTACCACATCTACTCCCCTCACTACTACATCTGGCCCTTTTACTACCACATCTGGCCCTCTTACTACCACATTTGGTACTTCTACATCTGCCCCACCAAGTACTACATCTGGCACTCTCAGTAGCACACCTGGCACTTCTacatctgcctctctctttACCACATCTGGCCATTTTACTACCACATCTGCCCAGATCAGTACCACATCTGCCACTCCTAGTACCACATCTGGCCATTTTACTACCACATCTGCCCAGATCAGTACCACATCTGGTCCTCTAACACCTACAACTGGCCATGTTGTTACAAGTACTCCCTCAACTGTTGCTACTACCACTCTGAGCACAACTATACCCACAActacagacacaaaaataacTAGTCCACTGACAACCACTCCTCCTCTGACCACATCTGTCCTACCATCTACCAGTACTACTCATCCAACCACAAATTTTCCTACAACTACTCAACCCCAGACTACTACCATTCCATCAACAACTACAGTACCTACAACAGCCACCAAAACTACAACTGCGACAACAGCTACTTCCACTACAACAGTTACCACTACTACCACTACCACAACCACGACAACCACAACtacaaggaagaaaaagaacaatTCAGAAAATGATGGTGACAGTGGGCAGAGAGGAAACCAGGGAGGACTA GAGGAGGTGGTACGCTTGGAGGTGGTACACTGGGGGGTGGTGGTGCGCTGGGAGGTGGTGGTGCGCTGGGAGGAGGTGGTACACTGGGGGGTGGTGGTGCGCTGGGAGGAGGTGGTACACTGGCGGGGGGTGGTGCGCTGGGAGGTGGTGGTGCACTGGGAGGAGGTGGTACACTGGGGGGTGGTGGTGCGCTGGGAGGAGGTGGTACGCTGGGAGGAGGTGGTACACTGGGGGGTGGTGGTGCGCTGGGAGGTGGTGGTGCACTGGGAGGAGGTGGTACACTGGGGGGTGGTGGTGCGCTGGGAGGAGGTGGTACGCTGGGAAGTGGTGGTACGCTGGGAGGAGGCGGTACGCTGGGAGGAGGTGGTACACTGGgaggtggtggtgtactgggaGGTGGTGGTGTTCTGGCAGGTGGTGTTGGtgcaggaggaggtggtggtttAG
- the LOC137175192 gene encoding protein-glutamine gamma-glutamyltransferase 2-like has protein sequence MTTVIKNVDFHCQTNNVAHRTIEISTKQLIVRRGQSFLLTLEMTQPFEVYDTLVFTVETGPAPSLIQGTRSVFGNPSHMYFSDVKAIWSGRIDRRAKLQRGIVTLSLTPPADAPVGRYSLSAKTEKETTTLGTLVVLFNPWCPYDWVYLPDERERQEYVMNEQGVIFVGTAHDISHVAWDFGQFEEEMVDICLTMLDINPKYLRDPADDVSARCNPIYVSRVVSAMINCNGDRGVLEGRWHDDYSDGVRPTQWMGSVDILQQWYKKNCHPVKYGQCWVFAGIMCSVMRFLGIPCRVVTNFKSAHDSNKSLTIDVFYDLYGRQGNKAKESIWFGKHIFCMSCRNFHVWVEGWMQRPDLQKDNSYDAWQVLDPTPQEKSEGEYCCGPTPVIAILKGDTNLKYDVPFVFAEVNADIVKWMVSADGSRRKIQSDTMTVGQNISTKAVGSNMRNDITNSYKHREGSSKERKVFRHANSLNSEDDQECHRPVEPLKVEMKIKEETKAMKGQDIKLKLRLLSKDHIIRTMLIHINAKTMRYNGIPACNIQNIKHEKVLLPGKDVTLPIQIPFSVYGKNLLSCDSIEVSAVAIDKNKQDDIYETEISLVPRDPLISMKVLGQALLDRTMVMELEFINPRNETLRNCSLSVIGHGLFKSNCIESNIRELPPNATLKLQIRTIPYKAGLKTVVADFDCHLFRDIKGTCTVDVKP, from the exons ATGACTACTG TGATCAAGAATGTGGACTTCCACTGCCAGACAAACAACGTTGCCCATCGCACCATTGAAATATCAACAAAGCAGCTGATTGTGAGGCGGGGCCAGTCCTTCCTCCTGACCCTGGAAATGACGCAACCATTCGAGGTGTACGATACGCTGGTCTTCACTGTGGAGACGG GTCCTGCTCCATCTCTAATACAAGGTACCCGGTCTGTGTTCGGGAACCCCTCCCACATGTACTTCAGTGATGTCAAGGCGATATGGAGCGGTCGTATTGACAGGAGGGCCAAGTTGCAGAGGGGCATTGTGACCCTGTCCCTGACCCCGCCAGCTGACGCTCCTGTTGGGAGGTACTCACTGTCTGCAAAGACGGAGAAGGAAACGACCACTCTGGGGACCCTGGTGGTGCTCTTCAACCCCTGGTGCCCAT ATGACTGGGTGTACCTTCCTGATGAGAGGGAAAGACAAGAATATGTGATGAACGAACAGGGAGTCATCTTCGTAGGAACGGCACATGACATCAGCCATGTGGCCTGGGACTTTGGACAG TTTGAGGAGGAAATGGTGGACATTTGTCTCACGATGTTGGACATCAACCCAAAATACTTGAGAGATCCAGCTGATGATGTCTCTGCTCGCTGTAACCCCATCTATGTGAGCCGTGTGGTCAGCGCCATG ATCAACTGTAATGGTGACCGAGGTGTGTTAGAGGGACGCTGGCATGATGACTATAGTGATGGAGTAAGACCCACACAGTGGATGGGCAGCGTTGACATCCTTCAGCAGTGGTATAAAAAAAATTGCCATCCCGTCAAGTATGGACAGTGCTGGGTGTTTGCTGGCATAATGTGTTCAG TGATGCGGTTTCTTGGTATCCCGTGTCGAGTTGTCACAAACTTCAAGTCAGCTCATGACAGTAACAAGAGTCTCACTATAGATGTGTTCTACGACTTGTATGGACGGCAAGGCAATAAGGCAAAAGAAAGTATCTG GTTTGGGAAACACATCTTCTGTATGTCATGCAGGAACTTCCATGTGTGGGTGGAGGGATGGATGCAACGGCCAGACCTCCAGAAAGATAACAGCTACGACGCCTGGCAGGTCTTGGATCCCACACCACAGGAAAAAAGTGAAG GGGAGTATTGCTGTGGTCCAACCCCAGTCATTGCCATCCTCAAGGGGGACACTAACTTGAAGTATGATGTGCCATTTGTCTTCGCTGAGGTCAATGCAGACATTGTAAAGTGGATG GTCAGCGCTGATGGTTCCAGGAGGAAAATTCAGTCTGACACCATGACAGTGGGTCAAAACATCTCTACCAAAGCTGTGGGCTCCAATATGAGGAATGATATCACAAACAGCtacaaacacagagaag GCAGTTCAAAGGAGAGGAAAGTCTTCAGGCATGCAAACAGCTTGAACTCAGAAGATGATCAAGAGTGTCACAGACCAGTGGAGCCGCTGAAAGTGGAGATGAAGATCAAAGAG GAGACCAAGGCGATGAAAGGTCAGGACATCAAGCTGAAGCTGAGGTTGCTAAGCAAAGATCACATCATCAGGACAATGCTGATCCATATCAATGCCAAGACCATGCGGTACAACGGCATTCCAGCATGCAACATCCAGAACATAAAGCATGAGAAGGTGCTGCTGCCTGGAAAAG ATGTGACCCTACCTATCCAGATCCCGTTCTCGGTCTACGGTAAAAACTTGCTCAGCTGCGACAGTATAGAGGTTTCGGCCGTGGCCATTGACAAAAATAAGCAGGATGACATCTACGAGACCGAGATCAGCCTCGTCCCGCGGGACCCTCTCATCTCTATGAAG gTTTTGGGTCAGGCCCTTCTGGACCGTACAATGGTTATGGAGTTGGAATTTATAAACCCACGCAATGAGACGCTCAGAAACTGCTCTCTGAGCGTCATTGGACATGGCCTGTTCAAATCAAACTGCATAGAAAG CAACATCAGAGAGTTGCCGCCAAATGCGACACTGAAGCTTCAGATCAGAACGATTCCCTACAAGGCCGGACTGAAGACTGTGGTGGCCGACTTTGACTGCCACCTCTTCAGAGACATAAAGGGGACCTGCACTGTCGACGTCAAACCATGA